GGGTCTTTCAAGTTCACAATCTGGTAGAAAAACCGGTAAAGGGGTGCGCTCCCAGTAATTTGGCTATAATGGGACGATATGTCCTCTCTCCTCGAATCTTCTCCATTCTTAAAGAGGTAAAACCAGGGGCAGGGGGAGAAATACAGCTCACCGATGGTCTTATCCAGTTAGCAAAGGAAGAGCCTTTATGGGGTGTTGTTTATAAAGGAAGGAGACTGGATTGTGGTACGCAAAAGGGATGGTTGCAGGCAAATGTTGAATTGGCCCTGAAAGATCCGTCTTTACGTGATATAGTACTGCAAGTTGTAGAAGAGTATAAAAAGGGGGAAGGTAAATAAAAATCTCCATGTGTTTTTAACCAATTGTAATATGCGGCTTGTCTCGTGAGCGCCAGGACTGGGATTCCAGTTGACGAGGGCGGGGGAGTATCGAAAATTCGGCGGATGCCCCTGGGGTTCAGAAGACCGAACCCAAAAATTGCTCTACAAATCCAGGAAGTGATTTCTGGGACAAAAAGAGCAACAGGTCTTCTTTTGCCTGTTGGAAAGGCGGTGCACTGATCCTGTGTGCGGAATAGTTGGGTATGTAGGGTTTCGTAATGCAGCTGATATTCTTCTAGATGGTATGAAACGGTTGGAATACAGAGGATATGATTCTGCCGGTATTGCAGTGAACAACGGCAGTGAGGTTCAGATACTAAAAGAAATAGGAAAAGTTCAGCAGCTTGAGGATATTGTGTCTGCTCGTCATGTTGAAGGACACTTGGGCATTGGACATACACGTTGGGCTACCCATGGCGGGGTTTCTGTGATTAATGCTCATCCCCACAGAGATGAGCGGGGGCAGGTTGTTCTTGTCCATAATGGAATCATAGAGAACTACAAGGAGCTGAGAGAAGAGCTGATTGGTCAGGGAGTAGAGTTTGTTACAGAAACTGATACTGAGGTAGTGGCAAAGCTCATATCTCAAATTTACAGTGTTAAGGGCGATATGATCGCCTCTCTTGTGTCCATTTACGAAAGACTGCGAGGGTCTTTTGCCCTTGCCATTCTTTTAAAAAAAGACTCTGACACCCTGTATTGCGTGAGAAAAGGATCTCCCCTTGTGGTGGGGAGGGGAAAGGGAGAAGCATTTTGTGCTTCCGATGTTCCGGCGTTGCTTCCTTACACTCAGGATATATTTTATATGAATGATGGCGATATCGCTCGCCTCACTCCACAGGGTATAAACTTCTGGAGTGATAAAGGTGTTTCCCTCGAAAAAAGCTCTCAGAGAGTCGACTGGGATCTTTCAATGGTGGATAAGGGCGGCTACCCTCACTTCATGTTGAAAGAGATCAATGAACAAGGAGCGGTTTTAAGGAACACTATGGGTGATCGTATAAAAGGAGAGGCAGTAGATTTTTCAAAAGAACTTGGCTGGAGTCAAGAATCTTTTGCAAAGATAAAGAAGATTCATATTGTGGCGTGCGGAACATCCTATTATGCGTCTCTTGTCGCGGAACGCCTCATGGAGGGGATGCTTCCCATAGACATAAGGGTGGAAATTGCCTCTGAATATCGTCAAAGGTCTATACACTTGGGAGAGGATGTACTAGCGATTTTTGTGTCTCAATCGGGAGAAACAGCTGATACTCTCGCCGCTGAACGATTGGCAAAGAGTAAAGGTGCCTTGTGTCTTGCTATTACAAACGGTCTAGGCTCATCTCTTGCCCGTGAAGTGGATCACGTATTGCTTTTAAAGGCCGGTCCAGAGATTGGTGTCGCCGCGACAAAGACCTTTACTGGACAGCTGGCAGTGCTTTATCTCCTTGGAATATACATGGCCAAGCTGTCGGGGGCTCTATCCTCTGAGGAAGAGGGACGGCTCGTGAAAGGTCTATTAAAATTACCCTATCAGATAGAGGAGATACTCGAGCGGCAGGAAATGCTTAAGCCTATAGCGGAAAAGTATGCTTCATCCCGGGATTTTCTTTATCTGGGCAGAGGACGTTCTTTCCCTTTAGCTCATGAAGGAGCCCTGAAACTTAAGGAAATTTCTTATATTCATGCCGAGGCCTTCGCTGCCGGTGAATTGAAGCATGGTCCCATTGCTATGCTTGAAAGCGATATTCCCGTAGTGATTATCGCCCCTCAGGATAGTCTTTATGAGAAACTTTTTTCTAATGTGGTGGAAGTGCGAGCCCGTAAATCTCCCGTCATTGCTATTGCTACTCAGGGTGATAGTAACATGAAAGATGTTGCCAATGACGTTTTTTATATTCCCTCAACGGACCATGAACTATACCCTTTCCTGGCTGTTGTACCCTTGCAGATTTTTGCCTACTATATTGCTCGTGCCAGAGGCTGTGACATAGACCGGCCACGAAACTTGGCTAAAAGTGTAACGGTGGAATAAGTTGAAAAGGAGCCTGTGTTTCTTTCACAAGCTCCTTTTTTTACTTGTTTAGTTCTTTTGTAAAGGGGTAATAGAGGCGGATATGGGTAATATTAATCAATGCCTCATCGTTTCTTCCCGTACGTTCTGGCAAAAACTGCCAGCCCCCCCCATTAATTCTGCACATAATAAGGGGACGTCGACCGTAAGTAGACCACATATTCCATAATACATCGGAAAGCTGGCTTCCAGGTACCATCCCCCCTGAAAAAAGAGGGCCTTCCCCTACGAGTGTATCTCCATTCTCTGAAGCGATGATCATCCATTGGGTTAATTTCCAGGCCGAAGACATTTCTTTAGAGTCCGCATGGAAAAGGGGCAGAATCTGAAAACCGCCGATCTCCCCATAGGGAGAGGTGCTAACATCAATAACTCCCGTATGATTTGCCCTTATGCGGCTTCCTTTCTGGAAAAAAGTTCCTTCGAAGCGCCCTACACCGTAAACTGGTCGAATAACCCTGGCAATAATATGTGCGCCCATGGTGTCCCATGCTATAATTCGCCCTCCAGGGCGATTCTCTATATCTATTAAGAAGGTGAGATCCTTTTCTTCCACTGGGATGACCAGCGTGTCGCCATGTCCAGGTAATTTATCAGAAGAAAGCCGTTCCTGGCTTCCCTCTGGTCTTAGGATATAGACAGGGGTTCCCACTGTGGGCGCCCATCCTCCGAAAATGCCTTTGCCGCCATCAGACTTAATAGAAAAAAAGGTTTGTTTTCCTGCTGCTGGAGCTATTGTCGTTTCTGGTAGAATACTGATGGTACGTCCTTTCCCCTCCTCAACAGAACAAAGTAAATGTATGGCATTTACAGCAGAAGCACATACGGTTCCCTCTTCTCCCCATTGACTGGCCGTATAGCTTGGCCATCGGCTTGCCTGAGGTAGAGAGACCACTATGCCAACATCTTTGCGGGAGTTGTCAGGCAGCAAAACATAGGCGGAAGAGTCTATTTCACATGGGATGTAGATGGTGAATATAGGGGAAGCCACAGCAGGAAGTGACTGAAAGGCAAGCAAAGCGGATAATATCAGGAACAGATGCGCAGCACGTTTATGAATATACATGGGAATCCCTTCTTTCTTTATCTTTGTAGCAACTATTATAAGTGTCTTTTGACCTAAATAGGAGGAGCGCTTCGTGGATATTAAAAAAATGCTAGCAATTGCAAAAGGTGAATTTCCTGCGGATTTGGTGATTAAGAATGCAAGAGTCGCAAATGTTTTTACCCTCGAATATGAAAAAAAAGACGTAGCTTTATACGGCGGGACGATTGCCGGAATTGGAGAAGGATATTCGGGTAAAGAAGAGGTGGATGCTTCTGGGACGGTCCTTGCTCCTGGTTTTATAGAGGGACATTGCCATATTGAGAGTACAATGCTTACGCCGGCAGGTTTTGCCGAAATGGTTTTGCTTCGAGGGACAACCACCGTTATGGCTGATCCCCACGAAATAGCAAATACATGCGGAATGGATGGGCTTGAGTTTATGTATCGAGAGTCTCTCAACGTCCCCTTGGATATTTTCTTTTTAGCACCTTCCTGTGTTCCGGCCTCTCCTTTTGAAACGCCTCATGAAGAGCTAGATGCCTGGGCTATTAAAAGTTCCTATGAACAAGGGTGGTGTACCGCTCTAGGTGAAGTAATGAACTACCCCGCTGTTATAAACGGGGATGAAGGAATGTGGAGCAAATTACTTGCTTCATGGGATGTGGTAAAGAGTGGCCATGCTCCTGGAGTTACTGGTAAGGAGCTTTGTGCCTATTTGCTGAGTGGTTGTTCTAGTGATCATGAAAGCGCAACTCGGGATGAAGGCTTGGAAAAATTGCGGCGGGGCATGTGGCTTATGATTCGCCAAGGAGCAACAGAACACAATTTAGCGGAACTTTTGCCGTTGATCATTGAAAATGAGGCGCGTTCTTCTCGCGCCATGTTTGTAAGTGACGATCTTACTGCTAAACATATTCACACGAAGGGGCATCTAGATGGTATTATACGGCTTGCGGTGCAAGAAGGTCTTTCCCCCCTTGCCGCCCTTAGAATGGTCACCCTTTCGCCAGCCTGTTATTTTAAACTGTTTGATAGAGGTGCAATAGCACCTGGATATAGTGCTGATCTCGTGTTGATCGACTCCCTTGAGAGGTGCAATGTTATTCATGTATGGAAGAAGGGGAAATGGACAGTACGCAATGGTGAAGTGTTGAATACTCCTTTTGAACGGGACAAGTGCTATCCTACAGCAGTCAAAGCGCTTTATATCCCCTCCAGGGAGGAACTATCTATACGATCATCAAGGGATAAGAAAATACGTGTTGTGGGCCTTATAAAAGGACAAGTAGTAACTGAGCATTGCATAGAAACGCCTACTGTTCGAAGAGCAGAGGTTATTGCCGATAGCGAAAGAGACCTAGCCAAGATAGTGGTAGTAGACAAAAATAGCGGTAGCAAACGTTTTTTTTCAGGTTTCGTGAAAGGCCTGGGGTTAAATAAAGGAGCACTGGCTTCTTCAGTAGCCCATGACGCTCATAATTTTATCGCTGCAGGTATGGATGATAGTTCCATTGTTAGCGCTTTAAATGAACTTAGGCGTTTAGGAGGCGGACTTGTTGTCGCATTTGAAGATCAAGTTATGGCTTCTCTTTCGCTGCCTGTGGGTGGCCTTATGTGCGATGGGAATGCCCTTGATGTAATTCAGGCTATAGAAGAGGTAGAGAAGGCAGCCAGAGATCTTGGCACTCCAATGACCCATCCTTTTATGGCGATGAGCTTTCTTTCTTTGAGTGTCA
This region of Aminobacterium colombiense DSM 12261 genomic DNA includes:
- the glmS gene encoding glutamine--fructose-6-phosphate transaminase (isomerizing), with the protein product MCGIVGYVGFRNAADILLDGMKRLEYRGYDSAGIAVNNGSEVQILKEIGKVQQLEDIVSARHVEGHLGIGHTRWATHGGVSVINAHPHRDERGQVVLVHNGIIENYKELREELIGQGVEFVTETDTEVVAKLISQIYSVKGDMIASLVSIYERLRGSFALAILLKKDSDTLYCVRKGSPLVVGRGKGEAFCASDVPALLPYTQDIFYMNDGDIARLTPQGINFWSDKGVSLEKSSQRVDWDLSMVDKGGYPHFMLKEINEQGAVLRNTMGDRIKGEAVDFSKELGWSQESFAKIKKIHIVACGTSYYASLVAERLMEGMLPIDIRVEIASEYRQRSIHLGEDVLAIFVSQSGETADTLAAERLAKSKGALCLAITNGLGSSLAREVDHVLLLKAGPEIGVAATKTFTGQLAVLYLLGIYMAKLSGALSSEEEGRLVKGLLKLPYQIEEILERQEMLKPIAEKYASSRDFLYLGRGRSFPLAHEGALKLKEISYIHAEAFAAGELKHGPIAMLESDIPVVIIAPQDSLYEKLFSNVVEVRARKSPVIAIATQGDSNMKDVANDVFYIPSTDHELYPFLAVVPLQIFAYYIARARGCDIDRPRNLAKSVTVE
- the ade gene encoding adenine deaminase — its product is MDIKKMLAIAKGEFPADLVIKNARVANVFTLEYEKKDVALYGGTIAGIGEGYSGKEEVDASGTVLAPGFIEGHCHIESTMLTPAGFAEMVLLRGTTTVMADPHEIANTCGMDGLEFMYRESLNVPLDIFFLAPSCVPASPFETPHEELDAWAIKSSYEQGWCTALGEVMNYPAVINGDEGMWSKLLASWDVVKSGHAPGVTGKELCAYLLSGCSSDHESATRDEGLEKLRRGMWLMIRQGATEHNLAELLPLIIENEARSSRAMFVSDDLTAKHIHTKGHLDGIIRLAVQEGLSPLAALRMVTLSPACYFKLFDRGAIAPGYSADLVLIDSLERCNVIHVWKKGKWTVRNGEVLNTPFERDKCYPTAVKALYIPSREELSIRSSRDKKIRVVGLIKGQVVTEHCIETPTVRRAEVIADSERDLAKIVVVDKNSGSKRFFSGFVKGLGLNKGALASSVAHDAHNFIAAGMDDSSIVSALNELRRLGGGLVVAFEDQVMASLSLPVGGLMCDGNALDVIQAIEEVEKAARDLGTPMTHPFMAMSFLSLSVIPELKITDQGYVDLNRGGLMSFFVDDEDN